The Glycine max cultivar Williams 82 chromosome 3, Glycine_max_v4.0, whole genome shotgun sequence sequence TCTTTATGCATCAACTGCACACTGAAATGATACTAAATAGAAATCTGAAAATGGTTATTGTCTTATCTCTTTCTATAAACAAATCAACTCCCAGTGTGTGGAGGAATAGTAACCATACAATATGATGAACTCAACCTATAACAGAAGAATAATTGAATCTAAGGGATAGGTGAatttaagagagagagagagaaatcagaATCAAGAGACCCTTCACCTATTCCCTCTCTTATACACTTCACCTCACACAAAATCCTAGAGTTAGTTACTCTCACCCTTTGGCTCTTCCTCACTCCTTTAATTTCCATGTTACCAATAGAACCCTTTCCTAGCTGTCCATTTTCCCCAATTTCTGCTGACTCATCATTGTGTGGGTCCTTTCCAATAATTGGCATCCTTACATACACTCAGTGGAAAAAGCTATGTTGTTATATGCATCAACTGCACATTACGTGTCAATGACGGACAGCATGTTATCTTGAACCTAATTGAGTAATTACACTAGTATAATTGCTTCTGTTAATACCTGTATCctgaaataagattttattcAGATTTGAATGGTGCATCTGTCTTTTAACCATAAGAATTGGTTcatgttaataaataatttgattcctttcattagattaaaatgaaacaGACCAAGGAATCatgaattaaaaagataaaaaaaataaaaagcaatatGTTCTCATAAAATACTTGAATGTATTTCTCCTTTTCTTATGTTTGGTGTCGCTTAgtctttatttatttccatcCTTCTGTTAGATAATTGAAGAATGCCGGTTATGAAGCGATATGTGCTGAGATTGTTCATATCATTAAAGTACATTACTGCAAACGTTGTAGATAGAAACAATGGTCGGATTGTAGTATCATCATCCACTGCAGAACACACCATTAAAGAGTCACTTGAGTGTGGCAGATCCTGCAATGCAAAAGCAGCAGCTGTTGTTGGAGAGGTATTGGCCAGGCGGCTGAAAGTTGAGGGGCTTAAtgaaggagaaggaagagggATTCATGCAAACATAACTAAAGAAGTTGGGAAGAAAGGATTTAAGAACCAAACCAAGGTTTGGGCTGTTGTGAATGCT is a genomic window containing:
- the LOC100500222 gene encoding ribosomal protein L18/L5e: MPVMKRYVLRLFISLKYITANVVDRNNGRIVVSSSTAEHTIKESLECGRSCNAKAAAVVGEVLARRLKVEGLNEGEGRGIHANITKEVGKKGFKNQTKVWAVVNALKNNGVKLILDDDDDDKNCLPNS